A genome region from Cohaesibacter gelatinilyticus includes the following:
- the hydA gene encoding dihydropyrimidinase gives MSKVIKGGTIVTADLTYEADILVEGDKIVEIGKNLSGDEVLDATGCYVMPGGIDPHVHLEMPFMGTHSADGFESGTRAGLAGGTTMVVDFCLPNPGQSLLEALAIWQQKSGLACSDYSYHMAITSWNEQVFNEMSEVVDRGINTFKHFMAYKGALMVDDDEMFASFQRCAALGAMPLVHAENGDVVATMQQKLLAEGNNGPEAHAYSRPPEVEGEAANRAVMIADMAGVPLYIVHASCEQAHEAIRRARQKGMRVFGEPLIQHLTLDDSEYRNPDWDHAAQRVMSPPFRNKQHQDSLWAGLQSGSLQVVATDHCAFTIEQKRFGIGDFTKIPNGTGGLEDRMPMLWTYGVRTGRLTMNEFVAVTSTNIAKILNMYPRKGAILEGADADLVVWDPNRSKTITSKSQQSVIEYNVFEGKEVVGLPRFTLTRGRVAIEESTIKTEPGVGEFIGRDAYPAVNKALSQWKEITAPRKVERKAENMPAGV, from the coding sequence ATGAGCAAGGTTATCAAAGGTGGCACAATCGTCACGGCAGATTTGACCTATGAAGCCGACATTCTGGTTGAGGGCGATAAAATCGTCGAAATCGGCAAAAATCTGTCCGGTGATGAAGTGCTGGATGCAACGGGGTGTTATGTGATGCCCGGTGGTATCGATCCTCATGTGCATCTGGAAATGCCTTTCATGGGCACACATTCCGCTGATGGCTTTGAAAGTGGCACGCGTGCGGGGCTGGCTGGTGGCACCACCATGGTGGTCGACTTCTGCTTGCCAAATCCAGGACAATCCTTGCTGGAGGCTCTTGCTATCTGGCAGCAGAAATCAGGTCTGGCCTGTTCTGATTATTCCTATCATATGGCCATCACGTCATGGAACGAGCAGGTCTTCAATGAAATGAGCGAAGTGGTGGATCGCGGGATCAACACCTTCAAGCATTTCATGGCTTATAAAGGCGCATTGATGGTCGATGATGACGAGATGTTCGCATCCTTCCAGCGCTGTGCAGCCTTGGGTGCCATGCCATTGGTGCATGCTGAAAATGGCGATGTGGTTGCCACCATGCAGCAAAAACTGCTGGCCGAGGGCAATAATGGTCCTGAAGCTCATGCTTATTCACGTCCGCCGGAAGTGGAAGGGGAAGCGGCCAACCGTGCTGTCATGATTGCTGATATGGCAGGTGTGCCTCTTTACATCGTGCATGCTTCCTGTGAGCAGGCCCATGAAGCCATTCGCCGGGCACGTCAGAAAGGCATGCGTGTCTTTGGTGAGCCATTGATCCAGCACCTGACTCTTGATGACAGCGAATATCGCAATCCTGATTGGGATCATGCAGCGCAGCGGGTGATGTCACCGCCATTTCGAAACAAACAACATCAGGATAGCCTCTGGGCTGGCTTGCAGTCAGGATCGCTTCAGGTGGTTGCGACTGATCATTGTGCCTTCACTATCGAGCAAAAGCGCTTTGGTATTGGTGATTTCACCAAAATTCCAAATGGTACAGGTGGTCTGGAAGATCGCATGCCTATGCTCTGGACCTACGGTGTGCGTACTGGTCGCTTGACCATGAATGAGTTTGTGGCGGTCACCTCTACCAATATTGCCAAGATCCTGAACATGTATCCGCGCAAAGGGGCCATTCTGGAAGGTGCTGATGCCGATCTGGTGGTTTGGGATCCGAACCGCTCCAAGACCATCACGTCCAAGTCTCAGCAATCTGTCATCGAGTATAACGTGTTTGAGGGTAAGGAAGTCGTTGGCTTGCCACGCTTTACTCTGACCCGTGGCCGTGTCGCGATTGAAGAAAGCACCATTAAGACGGAGCCGGGTGTTGGCGAATTCATTGGTCGCGATGCCTACCCGGCGGTCAACAAAGCCCTTTCTCAATGGAAAGAGATTACTGCCCCGCGCAAGGTCGAGCGCAAGGCAGAAAATATGCCTGCGGGAGTCTGA
- a CDS encoding DUF1330 domain-containing protein, with translation MPKAYWIAHVTVTNPDPYALYAAGATEAFKQFGAKVLARGGPVEQLEGEGHPRNVVIEFESMEQALACYNSGQYQAAKKHRADAGIANIMIVEGA, from the coding sequence ATGCCAAAGGCTTACTGGATCGCTCATGTAACTGTCACCAATCCTGACCCCTATGCCCTTTACGCAGCAGGTGCAACCGAGGCCTTCAAGCAGTTCGGTGCCAAGGTCCTTGCCCGTGGCGGACCGGTGGAGCAGCTGGAAGGGGAAGGGCATCCACGCAATGTGGTCATCGAGTTCGAAAGCATGGAACAGGCTTTGGCTTGCTATAACAGTGGGCAATACCAAGCCGCAAAAAAGCATCGAGCTGATGCAGGCATTGCCAACATCATGATTGTGGAAGGCGCCTAA
- a CDS encoding Zn-dependent hydrolase: protein MSKLGSNHRINPDRLWDSLMEMAKIGPGMRGGNNRQTLTDEDAEGRRLFTSWCEDAGMTMGIDTMGNMFARMEGEDNSLDPVMIGSHLDTQPTGGKYDGVLGVLAGLEVVRAIRDQGIKTRRPIEVVNWTNEEGTRFAPAMLASGVFAGMHTQDWAYDREDAEGKKFGDELKRVGFVGDEPVGQRKLHSMFELHIEQGPILEIEEKDIGVVTHGQGLWWLEVTITGKDSHTGSTPMPMRKNAGLGMARITELVHQIAMENQPEAVGAIGHCDVYPNSRNVIPGKVVFTIDFRSPHRDVLDGMKAKLEAEAPKIAAELELGIEIEAVGHFDPVTFDERCVTSVRDAAERLGYSHRNIISGAGHDACWVNRVAPTAMIMCPCVDGLSHNEDEEISKDWAMAGADVLFHAVLETAEIVE from the coding sequence ATGAGCAAATTGGGCTCAAATCACCGTATTAATCCCGATCGTCTTTGGGACAGCCTGATGGAAATGGCAAAAATCGGCCCTGGCATGCGTGGCGGCAACAATCGTCAAACACTGACTGATGAAGATGCAGAAGGCCGTCGTCTATTTACCAGCTGGTGTGAAGATGCAGGCATGACCATGGGGATTGACACCATGGGCAACATGTTTGCTCGTATGGAAGGCGAAGATAACAGCCTTGATCCGGTCATGATCGGCTCCCATCTCGATACCCAGCCAACAGGTGGCAAGTATGATGGTGTGCTTGGTGTTCTGGCTGGGCTGGAAGTGGTACGTGCCATTCGTGATCAAGGCATCAAAACCCGCCGACCGATTGAAGTAGTGAACTGGACCAACGAAGAAGGCACCCGTTTCGCCCCTGCCATGCTGGCGTCAGGTGTTTTTGCTGGAATGCATACTCAGGATTGGGCTTATGATCGTGAAGATGCGGAAGGTAAGAAGTTTGGTGATGAGCTGAAGCGTGTGGGCTTTGTCGGCGATGAGCCTGTCGGTCAGCGCAAGCTGCATTCCATGTTCGAATTGCATATCGAACAAGGTCCAATTCTGGAAATTGAAGAAAAAGATATTGGCGTTGTCACCCATGGCCAGGGCCTGTGGTGGCTCGAAGTTACCATTACCGGTAAAGACAGCCATACCGGTTCCACGCCAATGCCTATGCGTAAGAATGCCGGTCTTGGCATGGCGCGCATCACCGAGCTGGTGCATCAGATTGCCATGGAAAATCAACCTGAAGCTGTTGGTGCTATCGGCCATTGCGATGTCTATCCAAATTCACGCAACGTAATTCCGGGCAAGGTCGTCTTCACCATCGATTTCCGCTCGCCACATCGCGATGTTCTGGATGGCATGAAAGCCAAACTGGAAGCTGAAGCACCAAAGATTGCAGCAGAACTCGAACTTGGTATTGAGATTGAAGCCGTTGGCCATTTTGATCCTGTGACCTTTGATGAGCGCTGCGTGACATCCGTGCGGGATGCTGCGGAGCGCCTTGGCTATTCCCATCGCAACATCATTTCTGGTGCAGGTCACGATGCCTGCTGGGTCAATCGCGTCGCTCCAACTGCAATGATCATGTGCCCTTGTGTTGATGGCTTGAGCCATAACGAAGATGAGGAAATTTCCAAGGATTGGGCAATGGCCGGGGCCGACGTGTTGTTCCACGCAGTGCTGGAAACGGCTGAAATTGTTGAGTGA
- a CDS encoding NAD(P)(+) transhydrogenase (Re/Si-specific) subunit beta has protein sequence MDFGFTTAAYVVAAVLFILSLGGLSGQESAKRAVWYGIAGMALAVLATLIGPGSGLWLLSLLLIAGGGAIGYQVAQKVQMTEMPQLVAAMHSLVGLAAVFVGFNADIELSRVLAMDESARKGLEGFAALLAKKSSAELSILKVEVFLGIFIGAVTFTGSVIAFGKLAGKVTSAAEKLPGGHALNAGAAIGSLILGIMYFNDAGIWTLVVMTLLAFFIGYHLIMGIGGADMPVVVSMLNSYSGWAAAAIGFSLGNDLLIVVGALVGSSGAILSYIMCKAMNRNFVSVILGGFGGTGGPAMEVSGEMIAIESDGVVAALEEADSVIIIPGYGMAVAQAQQSVSELTKRLRAKGKNVRFAIHPVAGRLPGHMNVLLAEAKVPYDIVLEMDEINEDFPETDVAIVIGSNDIVNPAAQDDPNSPIAGMPVLECWKAKQVFVSKRGQGTGYSGIENPLFYKENTRMFYGDAKASLDSLLGSIS, from the coding sequence ATGGATTTTGGTTTTACCACTGCCGCCTATGTGGTTGCGGCTGTTCTTTTCATTCTTAGCCTTGGCGGTCTGTCCGGTCAGGAAAGCGCCAAGCGCGCTGTCTGGTATGGCATTGCCGGTATGGCTCTGGCGGTTCTCGCCACCCTGATTGGTCCGGGCTCCGGCCTGTGGCTGCTCTCGCTCCTGCTGATTGCCGGTGGCGGTGCCATTGGCTATCAGGTGGCGCAAAAGGTTCAGATGACCGAGATGCCACAGCTTGTGGCTGCGATGCACTCTCTCGTTGGTCTGGCGGCTGTCTTTGTCGGCTTCAATGCCGATATCGAACTGAGCCGTGTTCTGGCCATGGACGAGAGTGCCCGCAAGGGTCTGGAAGGCTTTGCTGCTCTGCTGGCCAAGAAGTCCAGCGCCGAGCTGTCCATCCTCAAGGTTGAAGTCTTCCTTGGCATCTTCATTGGTGCTGTGACCTTCACCGGCTCTGTCATTGCCTTTGGCAAGCTGGCAGGCAAGGTGACTTCCGCTGCAGAAAAACTGCCCGGTGGTCATGCCCTCAATGCCGGTGCAGCCATTGGCTCCCTGATCCTCGGCATCATGTATTTCAATGACGCTGGTATCTGGACCCTTGTGGTCATGACCCTGCTGGCCTTCTTCATTGGCTATCACCTGATCATGGGCATTGGTGGCGCGGATATGCCGGTTGTTGTGTCCATGCTCAACTCCTATTCCGGTTGGGCGGCAGCGGCCATTGGTTTCTCCCTTGGCAATGACCTTCTTATCGTGGTCGGTGCGCTTGTTGGCTCCTCCGGTGCGATCCTGTCCTACATCATGTGCAAGGCCATGAACCGCAACTTTGTCTCTGTGATCCTTGGCGGCTTTGGTGGCACCGGTGGTCCTGCGATGGAAGTGTCTGGTGAGATGATTGCCATCGAGTCTGATGGGGTTGTTGCAGCGTTGGAAGAGGCTGACAGTGTCATCATCATTCCAGGCTATGGCATGGCTGTGGCGCAGGCTCAGCAGTCCGTATCCGAGTTGACCAAGCGTCTGCGTGCCAAGGGCAAGAATGTCCGCTTTGCCATCCATCCGGTGGCTGGCCGTCTTCCCGGTCACATGAATGTTCTGCTGGCTGAAGCCAAGGTTCCTTATGACATCGTTCTGGAAATGGACGAGATCAATGAGGACTTCCCGGAAACCGATGTGGCCATCGTCATTGGCTCCAATGACATCGTCAATCCGGCGGCACAGGATGATCCGAACAGCCCAATCGCTGGCATGCCCGTCCTTGAATGCTGGAAGGCCAAGCAGGTCTTCGTTTCCAAGCGCGGACAAGGCACCGGTTATTCCGGCATCGAAAACCCGCTCTTCTACAAGGAAAATACCCGCATGTTCTACGGAGACGCTAAAGCATCTCTAGATAGCCTATTGGGATCAATTTCATGA
- a CDS encoding NCS1 family nucleobase:cation symporter-1 — MSETVASSGENLTTDEFGIVHQKIDGIDAELYNEDQLPTSTQARTWDWVSIAALWVGMVVCIPTYLLASYLIGAGMSWDQAVTTILLANAIVLIPMVLVGHAGTKYGIPFPVLLRSSFGPTGAKIPAVARGIVACGWFGIQTWVGGSAIYVILNTLMDGALASDALPVLGINLAEFVCFVAFWVLHLWFIKNGTESIRWLETYAAPFLLLMGVALLVWAYLKAGGFGEMLSTPSAFDAGQPKEGQFWAVFWPSLTGMVGFWATLALNIPDFTRYAKSQKDQFLGQLVGLPIPMAMFAFIASAVTSSTVVIFGEPIWDPIQLAERMGGFGIIIALAALVVATLTTNLAANVVAPAHGFSNLAPKRINLRLGGYITAGIGLAMFPWILVNHIIGWLIAYSALLGPIAGIMLADYYLLRKTKLVVADLFRANGIYSGSNGWNWAGIGALIIGILPNLPGFLAGVGLSSGASPFFATIYTYAWFVGLFVAGIAYLVLSKVLNK, encoded by the coding sequence ATGTCCGAGACAGTCGCCTCTTCGGGTGAGAATCTCACTACAGATGAATTTGGTATCGTCCATCAGAAAATTGATGGAATTGATGCAGAACTTTATAACGAAGATCAATTGCCGACCTCTACCCAAGCCCGTACCTGGGACTGGGTTTCCATTGCTGCGCTTTGGGTCGGTATGGTTGTTTGTATTCCGACCTATCTACTCGCCTCATATCTGATTGGCGCAGGGATGTCCTGGGATCAGGCTGTAACCACCATCTTGCTCGCCAACGCCATTGTTTTGATTCCAATGGTTCTGGTCGGACATGCTGGAACAAAATACGGCATTCCTTTCCCGGTCTTGTTGCGTTCGTCCTTTGGCCCAACCGGTGCGAAGATCCCGGCTGTCGCCCGTGGTATTGTTGCCTGTGGTTGGTTCGGTATTCAGACATGGGTTGGTGGATCTGCGATCTATGTGATCCTCAACACCTTGATGGATGGAGCTCTGGCTAGTGACGCCTTGCCGGTTCTGGGCATCAATCTGGCAGAATTTGTCTGCTTTGTTGCTTTTTGGGTGTTGCATTTGTGGTTCATCAAAAACGGTACGGAATCTATCCGTTGGCTGGAAACCTATGCCGCACCATTCCTGCTGTTGATGGGCGTTGCTCTTCTTGTCTGGGCTTACTTGAAAGCTGGTGGTTTTGGCGAAATGCTGTCCACTCCAAGCGCATTTGATGCCGGCCAGCCAAAAGAAGGTCAATTCTGGGCAGTCTTCTGGCCAAGCCTCACCGGTATGGTTGGCTTCTGGGCGACTTTGGCACTGAATATTCCGGATTTCACCCGTTATGCGAAGAGCCAGAAGGATCAGTTCCTCGGCCAGCTGGTTGGTCTGCCAATCCCGATGGCAATGTTTGCCTTCATCGCATCTGCCGTGACGTCTTCCACGGTTGTGATTTTCGGTGAGCCCATCTGGGATCCGATCCAACTTGCTGAGCGCATGGGTGGATTTGGCATTATCATCGCCTTGGCTGCACTTGTGGTCGCAACCCTGACCACCAACCTGGCCGCCAACGTCGTAGCACCTGCGCACGGTTTCTCCAACTTGGCACCAAAGCGTATCAATCTGCGTCTGGGTGGTTATATCACTGCAGGTATTGGTCTTGCCATGTTCCCATGGATTCTGGTCAATCACATCATCGGTTGGTTGATTGCATATTCTGCTCTGCTGGGTCCAATCGCAGGGATCATGTTGGCCGACTACTATCTGCTGCGTAAAACAAAGCTAGTTGTGGCAGATCTGTTCCGCGCCAATGGTATTTATTCCGGCTCCAACGGATGGAACTGGGCCGGTATTGGCGCGTTGATTATCGGTATCCTACCAAACTTGCCTGGCTTCCTGGCTGGTGTGGGCCTTAGCTCTGGCGCATCGCCATTTTTTGCGACCATCTATACCTATGCATGGTTCGTCGGTCTGTTTGTAGCAGGTATCGCCTATCTGGTGCTGAGCAAGGTACTGAACAAGTAA
- a CDS encoding aspartate aminotransferase family protein: MNVATSAVPNDLNAFWMPFTSNRQFKKSPRMFVAADGMYYTTSDGRQVLDGTAGLWCVNAGHKQPKIVEAVKNQIEELDYAPAFQMGHPKAFELANRLADLAPGDLNHVFYTNSGSESVETALKLAIAYHRAKGQGTRTRLIGRERGYHGVNFGGISVGGIVNNRRHFGSLLTGVDHLPHTHLPEKNAFSKGLPEHGADLADDLERIVALHGPETVAAVIVEPMAGSTGVLLPPKGYLQRLRDITRKHGILLIFDEVITAFGRLGAPFGADYFGVVPDMITTAKGLTNGIIPMGAVLVSDEIHDAFMNGPDYMIELFHGYTYSGNPMAAAAGLASLDVYKEQQLFERAAELAPYWQDALFSLKGLPHVTDIRCAGLIGAVELEPIANEPTRRAFSAFLKAYDKGSLIRTTGDIIAMSPPLIIEKHEIDQLIDTLGDVLKEID, from the coding sequence ATGAACGTCGCTACCTCAGCAGTGCCGAATGACCTAAATGCCTTCTGGATGCCATTCACATCCAATCGCCAGTTCAAAAAGTCGCCGCGCATGTTTGTCGCTGCAGACGGCATGTATTATACCACCTCGGACGGCCGTCAGGTTCTGGATGGAACCGCAGGGCTGTGGTGTGTCAATGCTGGCCATAAGCAGCCTAAGATTGTTGAAGCAGTCAAGAACCAGATTGAAGAGCTGGATTATGCGCCCGCATTTCAGATGGGCCATCCAAAGGCATTTGAGCTGGCCAATCGTCTGGCAGATCTTGCTCCGGGTGATCTCAACCATGTTTTCTACACCAATTCCGGGTCTGAATCCGTTGAAACTGCTCTGAAACTGGCCATTGCCTATCATCGTGCCAAAGGGCAGGGGACACGCACTCGCCTGATTGGTCGCGAACGCGGCTATCATGGTGTGAATTTTGGCGGTATCTCTGTTGGTGGTATCGTCAATAATCGCCGCCATTTTGGCAGCCTGTTGACCGGTGTTGATCATCTTCCTCACACGCACCTGCCTGAAAAGAACGCCTTTAGTAAAGGTTTGCCGGAGCATGGTGCGGATTTAGCGGATGATCTGGAGCGTATCGTAGCTCTGCATGGTCCGGAGACCGTTGCCGCTGTCATAGTCGAGCCAATGGCAGGATCCACCGGTGTGTTGTTGCCACCAAAAGGCTATTTGCAGCGTTTGCGCGACATCACCAGGAAGCATGGCATTCTGTTGATCTTTGATGAGGTGATCACTGCATTTGGTCGTCTTGGTGCACCATTTGGTGCCGACTATTTTGGCGTGGTGCCCGACATGATCACCACCGCCAAAGGCCTGACCAACGGTATCATTCCAATGGGTGCGGTGCTGGTGAGTGATGAAATCCATGATGCCTTCATGAATGGCCCGGACTATATGATCGAGCTGTTCCATGGTTATACCTATTCCGGCAATCCGATGGCAGCAGCAGCAGGTCTCGCATCGCTGGATGTCTATAAAGAACAGCAATTATTCGAGCGTGCTGCTGAATTGGCGCCTTATTGGCAGGATGCGTTGTTCAGCTTGAAGGGGCTCCCTCATGTTACAGATATTCGCTGTGCTGGTCTGATCGGTGCAGTCGAGTTGGAGCCTATCGCCAATGAGCCGACTCGCCGTGCCTTCAGCGCTTTCCTGAAAGCCTATGATAAAGGCAGTCTGATCCGAACAACTGGTGACATTATAGCCATGTCTCCTCCTTTGATCATAGAAAAGCACGAGATTGATCAGCTGATCGATACTCTTGGCGATGTCTTGAAGGAGATCGACTAA